One Spirochaeta cellobiosiphila DSM 17781 DNA window includes the following coding sequences:
- the metX gene encoding homoserine O-acetyltransferase MetX: MKQDKWLITTQYYHFDSPLKLESGKEIFPVQLAYETYGQLNEEKSNGILILHAFSGDAHVAGYHKNDDRYAGWWNDMVGPGKAFDTNKYFIICSNVIGGCQGSTGPGSINPETGKPYGMSFPMITIGDMVTAQERLITHLGIDKLLAVTGGSMGGMQALQWSIQYPDRIKTAIVIASTTRLTAQGIAFHAVGRNAIMSDPHWDKGDYYTGEGPRQGLSIARMIGHITYLSDESMRIKFGRKFQNREDNGVEHNDQFAVESYLEYQGNKFVDRFDANTYIYISKALDYFDLEMVGGSLDKTFENSHCKYLIISYSTDWLFPTYQSKELVNALMKTHKEVSFIELDSPYGHDSFLLEIERQEKIIKSYLETNYAQ, translated from the coding sequence ATGAAACAAGACAAATGGCTCATTACGACTCAATACTATCACTTTGACTCCCCTCTTAAGCTGGAAAGTGGTAAGGAAATTTTTCCGGTCCAATTAGCTTATGAAACCTATGGGCAACTCAATGAAGAGAAGTCCAATGGGATACTCATTCTTCATGCCTTCTCTGGGGATGCCCATGTGGCTGGCTATCATAAGAATGATGATCGCTATGCCGGTTGGTGGAATGATATGGTGGGCCCCGGAAAAGCCTTTGATACGAATAAATACTTCATTATTTGTTCCAATGTCATTGGAGGTTGTCAGGGCTCAACAGGACCTGGTTCTATTAATCCAGAGACAGGCAAGCCCTATGGCATGTCCTTTCCTATGATTACTATTGGAGATATGGTGACAGCCCAGGAGAGGCTCATCACTCATCTGGGAATTGACAAACTATTAGCTGTCACCGGAGGATCTATGGGAGGGATGCAAGCCCTGCAATGGTCCATTCAGTATCCTGACAGGATCAAAACAGCTATTGTTATCGCGTCCACTACCCGCTTAACAGCTCAGGGAATAGCCTTTCATGCGGTAGGCCGTAATGCGATCATGTCTGATCCCCATTGGGACAAAGGGGATTACTATACAGGAGAAGGACCAAGACAAGGACTATCTATTGCCCGTATGATAGGACATATCACCTACCTTAGTGATGAGTCCATGCGTATCAAATTTGGACGTAAGTTTCAGAATCGTGAAGATAATGGTGTGGAGCACAATGATCAATTTGCCGTTGAAAGTTATCTGGAATACCAGGGAAACAAATTCGTTGACCGTTTTGATGCCAATACTTATATATACATTAGTAAAGCATTAGACTATTTTGATTTGGAAATGGTCGGAGGATCCCTGGATAAGACCTTTGAAAATAGCCATTGCAAGTATTTGATAATATCCTATTCAACAGACTGGCTATTTCCTACTTACCAATCAAAAGAGTTAGTAAATGCCCTTATGAAGACCCATAAAGAGGTTAGCTTCATTGAATTAGACAGCCCCTATGGTCATGATTCCTTTCTATTAGAGATCGAGAGACAGGAAAAGATTATCAAATCCTACCTGGAGACTAATTATGCTCAATAG